A window from Hymenobacter volaticus encodes these proteins:
- a CDS encoding GNAT family N-acetyltransferase, translating into MTIREATSHDLDELYRLWCELMEMHQAYHPVFGYHRAAKAELRRLLRDRLYEAYTRIFVVEKPGGLAGLLVATYQIGSRGMHFHRRGYIAETIVEEAHRRQGMGRALFSSAKAWLTVQGADHLELQVAIANPAAQHFWAAQGFTVATQHMILPMVEL; encoded by the coding sequence ATGACCATCCGCGAAGCTACTTCCCACGACCTCGACGAGCTGTACCGGCTGTGGTGCGAACTGATGGAAATGCACCAAGCCTACCACCCCGTTTTTGGGTACCATCGGGCCGCCAAAGCGGAACTGCGACGTCTGCTGCGTGACCGGCTCTATGAAGCCTACACCCGCATTTTTGTGGTGGAAAAACCGGGTGGACTGGCCGGCCTGTTGGTGGCCACTTATCAGATTGGCAGCCGGGGTATGCACTTTCACCGCCGCGGCTATATCGCCGAAACCATTGTGGAGGAAGCACATCGTCGGCAAGGCATGGGGCGGGCACTCTTTAGCTCAGCCAAAGCGTGGCTTACCGTGCAAGGAGCCGACCATCTTGAACTGCAGGTAGCTATTGCCAACCCGGCGGCGCAGCACTTTTGGGCGGCCCAAGGCTTCACGGTCGCCACACAGCACATGATCCTGCCCATGGTCGAGCTGTAA
- a CDS encoding aldo/keto reductase gives MQHRELGRSGLHIAPLVLGGNVFGWTADEPTSFQILDAFVAGGGNAIDTADGYSVWVPGHQGGESETIIGKWLKQRGRRDDVVIATKVGWEVNPENKGLAKNYILRAVEGSLKRLQTDYIDLYQSHKDDPTVPVEETLEAYAQLVKEGKVRAIGASNFTAERLRESVEASTKHGFPRYESLQPLYNLYDRAEFEQQLLPLLQEQHIGVIPYYGLAAGFLTGKYRTEADLQKSARGGGVGQKYLNEKGLTILRALDAVAARQQATPAQVALAWIMAQPGLTAPIASATSAEQVTELLKAVELQLSAQDLQELGEASS, from the coding sequence ATGCAACACCGTGAACTAGGCCGTTCTGGCCTCCATATAGCGCCACTCGTATTGGGTGGCAACGTCTTTGGCTGGACGGCCGACGAACCTACTTCATTCCAGATTCTAGATGCTTTTGTGGCGGGCGGCGGCAACGCCATTGATACCGCCGATGGCTACTCGGTGTGGGTACCCGGCCACCAAGGCGGCGAATCGGAAACCATTATCGGCAAGTGGCTCAAGCAGCGCGGCCGCCGCGACGATGTGGTCATTGCCACCAAAGTAGGGTGGGAAGTGAATCCCGAAAACAAAGGCCTCGCCAAAAACTACATATTGCGCGCCGTGGAAGGCTCCCTCAAACGTCTTCAAACCGACTACATCGACCTGTACCAGTCGCACAAAGACGATCCGACGGTGCCCGTAGAGGAAACGCTGGAAGCTTACGCGCAACTCGTGAAAGAAGGCAAAGTGCGTGCTATCGGGGCTTCCAACTTCACCGCCGAGCGCCTACGCGAATCGGTGGAAGCCAGCACGAAGCATGGTTTCCCTCGCTACGAGTCGTTGCAGCCGCTCTATAACCTCTACGACCGGGCCGAGTTCGAACAGCAACTGCTGCCCTTGCTACAAGAGCAGCACATCGGCGTAATTCCCTATTACGGCTTAGCAGCTGGCTTCCTCACTGGTAAATACCGCACGGAAGCCGACCTTCAAAAAAGCGCCCGCGGTGGTGGAGTCGGCCAGAAATACCTCAACGAAAAAGGCCTGACCATTCTGCGTGCCCTTGACGCGGTAGCGGCCCGCCAGCAAGCCACGCCCGCCCAAGTGGCGTTAGCCTGGATTATGGCGCAGCCCGGTCTTACCGCGCCCATTGCCAGTGCCACTAGCGCCGAGCAAGTGACCGAACTACTAAAAGCCGTCGAGCTGCAACTCAGCGCTCAGGATTTGCAGGAGCTTGGTGAAGCCAGCTCCTAA
- a CDS encoding alpha-amylase family glycosyl hydrolase, producing MSDFALHPDSHLFQVQHPAWAAHASIYEVNVRQYTSEGTFRAFEAHLPRLADMGVGIIWLMPIHPIGAVNRKGTLGSQYAVQDYYGVNPEFGTLDDLRHLVQAAHELGLYVLIDWVANHTAWDNPLVTEHPEWYTRDAAGNFVPPIPDWHDVIDLDYNQPGLRRYMTDALLYWMREADIDGYRCDVAGLVPTDFWDAARQELDQVKPVFMLAEWDELYPSGGLTWEEFDGNTRLLERAFDMTFGLRLHYLLDHIAEGKQPLHDIDVYLAAERAKYPPSVYLMHFTSNHDVNSWDGTEYERLGANALPFAVLTALLPGMPLVYSGQEGALQKRLAFFDQDPIDWQDYPLQEFYTKLLQLNKRHPALHNGVLESRFERLPSASEVYAFIRRHEEAAVLAAINISSTPQELTLPAGASGIYYDVFSGEKLELQADSKLAVSPHGWRVLERV from the coding sequence GTGTCTGACTTTGCTTTACACCCCGACTCGCATCTGTTCCAAGTACAGCACCCCGCCTGGGCGGCTCACGCTAGCATCTACGAAGTAAATGTGCGCCAGTACACGTCAGAGGGCACGTTTCGGGCCTTCGAGGCGCATTTGCCGCGCTTGGCTGATATGGGCGTGGGCATTATTTGGCTGATGCCGATTCATCCGATTGGCGCCGTCAACCGCAAGGGCACGCTGGGCAGCCAGTATGCAGTGCAAGACTATTATGGCGTGAATCCGGAGTTTGGCACGCTCGACGATTTGCGCCACCTTGTGCAAGCAGCCCATGAGCTTGGCCTCTACGTGCTGATTGACTGGGTAGCCAACCACACCGCCTGGGACAATCCGCTCGTGACCGAGCACCCCGAATGGTACACCCGCGACGCGGCCGGCAACTTCGTGCCGCCCATCCCCGACTGGCACGACGTCATCGACCTCGACTACAACCAGCCGGGCCTGCGCCGCTACATGACCGACGCGCTGCTGTACTGGATGCGCGAAGCCGACATCGACGGCTACCGCTGCGACGTGGCCGGCCTCGTGCCCACCGATTTTTGGGACGCCGCCCGCCAGGAGCTAGACCAAGTGAAACCCGTGTTCATGCTGGCCGAATGGGACGAGTTGTACCCCTCGGGTGGCCTCACGTGGGAAGAATTCGACGGCAACACCCGTCTGCTCGAACGCGCCTTCGACATGACGTTTGGCTTGCGCCTGCACTACCTGCTCGACCACATTGCCGAGGGCAAGCAGCCGCTCCACGACATCGATGTTTACCTCGCCGCCGAACGGGCCAAATATCCGCCGAGCGTGTACCTGATGCACTTCACCAGCAACCACGATGTGAACAGTTGGGATGGCACCGAGTATGAACGCCTAGGTGCCAATGCCTTGCCCTTCGCTGTGCTGACAGCTCTGCTACCGGGTATGCCACTCGTGTACAGCGGCCAAGAAGGCGCCTTGCAAAAACGGCTAGCCTTCTTCGACCAAGACCCAATAGACTGGCAAGACTACCCGCTACAGGAGTTTTACACCAAGCTGCTACAGCTCAACAAGCGCCACCCGGCCTTGCATAATGGCGTTCTGGAAAGCCGCTTCGAGCGCCTACCCTCTGCCTCCGAGGTGTACGCCTTCATCCGCCGCCACGAGGAAGCGGCCGTGCTTGCTGCCATCAACATAAGCTCCACGCCGCAAGAGCTTACACTACCCGCTGGAGCTAGTGGCATCTACTACGACGTGTTCAGTGGCGAAAAGCTGGAGTTGCAAGCTGACTCGAAACTAGCCGTTTCCCCTCACGGCTGGCGGGTACTAGAACGGGTGTAA
- a CDS encoding alpha/beta hydrolase: MARRQEQEFVLKAVTVDSTDEHGVEALLLETNAGVIAARLHPTAAGAAAVVWVGGSGGGLDGPAWGMYPRLAGHLAAQGIASLRLHYRKPNYLEDCVVDTLLGVQYLVRQLGYRAVALVGHSFGGAVVISAGALSDEVVAVVAMSSQTYGTDLAPRVSPRPLLVLHGTADEILSDACSKSIYNRAQEPKEILLYPGCRHGLDECRDQVDADVVRWLVKQLTAATESAEQV, encoded by the coding sequence ATGGCTAGGCGGCAGGAACAGGAATTTGTGTTGAAAGCAGTAACGGTTGATAGTACGGACGAGCACGGGGTAGAGGCGCTATTACTGGAAACCAACGCGGGCGTAATTGCGGCCCGCTTGCACCCGACCGCAGCCGGGGCGGCGGCCGTGGTGTGGGTCGGAGGTTCAGGCGGTGGCCTCGACGGGCCCGCGTGGGGCATGTACCCCCGACTGGCAGGGCATTTGGCGGCGCAGGGCATTGCTTCGTTGCGCCTGCACTACCGCAAACCTAATTACTTGGAAGACTGCGTGGTTGATACTCTACTAGGAGTGCAGTATCTGGTGCGGCAACTCGGCTATAGAGCCGTTGCGCTGGTAGGGCACTCGTTTGGCGGGGCCGTAGTGATAAGTGCCGGGGCGCTTAGCGACGAAGTGGTAGCCGTGGTAGCCATGAGCAGCCAAACTTACGGTACCGACTTGGCTCCGCGCGTCAGTCCGCGGCCGTTGCTGGTGCTACACGGCACGGCCGACGAAATCTTGTCGGATGCTTGCTCGAAAAGCATATATAACCGTGCGCAGGAACCCAAAGAAATCTTGCTCTATCCCGGTTGCCGGCATGGGCTAGATGAATGCCGAGACCAAGTAGATGCTGATGTGGTACGGTGGCTGGTCAAGCAACTCACGGCCGCTACGGAGTCTGCCGAGCAAGTTTGA
- a CDS encoding DUF421 domain-containing protein, producing the protein MLLTAPVDPFDWNRFFLSDNAPPLYLLEIALRCLLTYLLVLGALRVTGRRGVRQLSIFELSIILALGSAAGDAMFYDDVPMLHVLVVFVMVSALYLVFNRLTEKFPRFSDWLEGAPVLLVENGEINLANFNKQKLTQKELFGELRQHQVEHLGQVRRAYIEATGNFSSFFFEDDDVRPGLPILPEGLMQPPRQVEKAGLHACSLCGHVQELPQHTAHCTVCNNDTWLEACTAKRQA; encoded by the coding sequence ATGTTACTCACAGCCCCTGTTGATCCATTCGACTGGAATAGATTTTTCTTATCAGACAATGCCCCGCCGCTGTATCTGCTGGAAATAGCATTACGCTGCCTGCTCACGTACTTGCTGGTACTTGGGGCGCTGCGTGTAACCGGTCGGCGGGGCGTGCGGCAACTGTCCATCTTCGAGCTAAGCATCATTTTGGCCTTGGGCTCGGCCGCCGGCGACGCCATGTTCTACGACGACGTGCCGATGCTGCACGTCTTGGTCGTGTTTGTGATGGTGTCGGCGCTTTACCTGGTTTTCAACCGACTCACCGAAAAATTTCCTCGTTTCAGCGACTGGCTGGAAGGAGCCCCCGTGTTGCTGGTAGAAAACGGCGAGATTAACCTTGCCAATTTCAACAAACAGAAGCTCACTCAAAAAGAGTTGTTTGGTGAGCTGCGGCAGCATCAGGTAGAGCACCTCGGCCAAGTACGCCGCGCTTATATTGAGGCCACTGGCAACTTCAGCTCTTTTTTCTTTGAAGATGATGATGTCCGCCCGGGCTTGCCTATTCTGCCCGAAGGCCTGATGCAGCCACCTCGCCAAGTTGAAAAAGCGGGTCTGCACGCCTGTTCTTTGTGCGGCCACGTGCAAGAGCTACCACAACACACGGCCCACTGCACTGTGTGCAACAACGATACGTGGCTTGAAGCGTGTACTGCCAAACGGCAAGCTTAG
- a CDS encoding DUF983 domain-containing protein has protein sequence MSATDSSTLAALQQRCPRCHQGRLFTYSAFNLTKFADMPAACPVCGQAYEPEPGFYWGAMYISFAFSTGIMLVVGFGVYFLLNDPDTWVYIVSVAVASVLLTPLSLRYSRTLMLYWFGGVHYDPDRAGTSRRSA, from the coding sequence ATGTCAGCAACAGATTCTTCAACGTTAGCGGCGTTGCAGCAGCGTTGTCCGCGCTGCCACCAAGGTCGGCTATTCACTTACTCGGCCTTCAACCTGACTAAGTTCGCCGACATGCCCGCCGCCTGTCCGGTATGCGGGCAAGCATACGAGCCGGAGCCGGGCTTCTATTGGGGAGCTATGTACATCAGCTTTGCCTTCTCAACAGGTATTATGTTGGTTGTTGGGTTTGGGGTGTATTTCCTGCTCAATGACCCCGACACGTGGGTATATATTGTGAGTGTGGCGGTGGCGTCGGTGCTGCTTACGCCGCTTAGCTTGCGCTATTCGCGCACCCTAATGCTGTATTGGTTTGGCGGCGTCCACTACGACCCCGACCGGGCGGGCACGTCGCGCCGTTCTGCTTAG
- a CDS encoding DinB family protein, which produces MMTSLLLAQYALVQSARGALLDYCATLAPTDFTAPIPTFNNSSLRDLLVHVANAYQNWLGVVGQNQPRCYFDPAATPDVEAVRQHFQEVDKLVISYCTHVGDDWQTAKPYTISKRSEPLTLTPLVLFTHALTHEFHHKGQLLSMSRQLGYTPVDTDVIRF; this is translated from the coding sequence ATGATGACTAGCCTTCTTCTCGCTCAGTATGCTTTGGTGCAAAGCGCCCGTGGCGCCTTGCTCGACTATTGCGCTACGCTGGCTCCAACTGACTTCACCGCTCCCATACCAACCTTCAACAACAGCAGCTTGCGCGACTTGCTGGTGCACGTGGCCAACGCCTATCAGAACTGGTTGGGTGTTGTCGGGCAAAACCAGCCTCGCTGCTATTTCGACCCGGCTGCTACTCCCGATGTGGAGGCAGTACGACAGCACTTTCAGGAAGTGGACAAGTTGGTGATTTCTTACTGTACCCACGTCGGGGATGATTGGCAAACGGCAAAGCCCTACACAATTTCCAAGCGCTCCGAACCCCTAACGCTCACGCCACTAGTGCTATTTACCCATGCCCTCACGCACGAGTTTCATCATAAGGGCCAGTTGCTTAGCATGAGCCGCCAGCTGGGTTATACGCCCGTTGATACCGATGTTATTCGCTTTTGA
- a CDS encoding DUF885 domain-containing protein, translating to MKTTSFALLAALWLPAGLATAQSTKKPAPATKATTTTAAASATSSAPLAKLFDTYWEDRAKLFPLNATSQGDNRYNDQLPNDQTRAFRQQQQQFYQQYLGSLKKFDRSKLSAEDQVSYDIFQYEMESRLNGLKLNSWMMPFAQFYSLPNTLGQLGAGTGAQPFKTVKDYDDWLKRIGQFPVWADSAVSNFRQGMKAGVVLPRALVLKMVPQLQAQITTDATKSLFYGPITRMPASFSEADKTRLTAAYQQAILTQLVPTYRKLADFLQTEYLPKARTSTGLAAVPGGAEMYAYNVRLMTTTDRAPDAIYQTGLSEVKRIRAEMEAVKKQVAFQGELPAFFTYLNSEPKFTPYKTPEDVLNAFRAIQARITPNLPKLFGRTPKSPFEIRQTEAFRAATASAEYNRGTPDGSRPGIFYVPILDATKFNTTSGMESLFAHEAIPGHHYQLSLQQENTDLPKFRRFASYPAFSEGWALYCESLGPELGLYADPYQKIGALGDEIHRAIRLVVDVGMHSKNMTREEAIKYMMDNEPISEQGATAEIERYMAIPGQALAYKTGALKLRELRDRYAKQLGSKSDLRAFHDEVLAGGSMPLAVLERKMDAWAARQK from the coding sequence ATGAAAACAACCTCTTTTGCCCTGCTCGCCGCCCTGTGGTTGCCCGCCGGACTAGCTACAGCGCAGTCGACCAAGAAACCCGCGCCAGCCACTAAAGCCACCACTACAACGGCCGCCGCTTCTGCTACCTCCTCGGCGCCCCTCGCCAAGCTGTTCGACACCTATTGGGAAGACCGCGCCAAGCTGTTTCCGCTCAACGCTACCAGCCAGGGCGACAACCGCTACAACGACCAACTGCCCAACGACCAGACCCGCGCCTTCCGCCAGCAACAGCAGCAGTTCTACCAGCAGTATTTGGGGTCGCTCAAGAAGTTTGACCGAAGCAAACTATCGGCTGAAGATCAAGTGAGCTACGACATCTTCCAGTACGAAATGGAAAGCCGGCTCAATGGGCTGAAGCTGAACAGCTGGATGATGCCGTTTGCGCAGTTCTACAGCTTGCCCAATACGCTCGGTCAGTTGGGCGCCGGCACCGGCGCGCAGCCCTTCAAAACCGTGAAAGACTACGACGACTGGCTGAAACGCATCGGCCAGTTTCCGGTGTGGGCCGACTCGGCGGTCAGCAACTTCCGGCAGGGCATGAAGGCGGGCGTGGTGCTGCCGCGGGCCTTGGTCTTGAAAATGGTGCCGCAGCTACAAGCCCAAATCACCACCGACGCTACCAAAAGCCTGTTCTATGGCCCCATCACGCGGATGCCGGCCTCCTTTTCCGAAGCCGACAAAACCCGCCTGACAGCCGCGTATCAGCAGGCTATTCTTACCCAACTGGTACCCACTTACCGCAAACTGGCCGACTTTCTACAAACCGAGTACTTACCCAAAGCCCGCACTAGTACCGGCTTGGCCGCTGTGCCCGGTGGCGCCGAAATGTACGCCTACAACGTGCGGTTGATGACCACCACTGACCGCGCCCCCGACGCCATTTACCAAACCGGCCTGAGCGAGGTAAAGCGCATTCGGGCCGAGATGGAAGCCGTCAAGAAGCAGGTAGCCTTTCAAGGCGAGTTGCCTGCTTTCTTCACCTATCTAAATTCCGAGCCGAAATTCACGCCGTACAAAACCCCCGAAGACGTACTCAATGCCTTCCGCGCCATTCAGGCCCGGATTACGCCCAACCTGCCCAAGCTGTTTGGCCGCACGCCGAAGTCGCCGTTTGAAATCCGGCAGACCGAAGCCTTCCGCGCCGCCACTGCTTCGGCCGAGTACAACCGTGGCACCCCTGACGGCTCGCGGCCCGGCATTTTCTACGTACCCATTCTCGATGCCACTAAGTTCAATACCACGTCGGGTATGGAGTCGTTGTTTGCGCACGAGGCTATTCCGGGCCACCACTACCAGTTGTCGTTGCAACAGGAAAACACCGATTTGCCGAAATTCCGCCGCTTCGCTTCGTATCCGGCTTTCAGCGAAGGTTGGGCCTTGTATTGCGAAAGCCTGGGTCCGGAGCTAGGTCTCTATGCGGACCCCTACCAGAAAATTGGAGCTTTGGGTGACGAAATTCACCGCGCTATTCGCTTGGTAGTGGACGTGGGCATGCACTCCAAAAACATGACCCGCGAGGAAGCCATTAAGTACATGATGGACAACGAACCCATCAGCGAGCAAGGGGCCACCGCCGAAATAGAACGGTACATGGCCATCCCGGGGCAAGCGTTGGCCTACAAAACCGGCGCCCTCAAGCTGCGCGAACTGCGCGACCGGTATGCCAAACAGTTAGGCTCTAAATCCGATTTACGCGCCTTCCACGACGAAGTACTAGCCGGCGGCAGCATGCCCTTAGCCGTACTGGAACGCAAAATGGACGCCTGGGCCGCGCGGCAGAAGTAA
- the gloA2 gene encoding SMU1112c/YaeR family gloxylase I-like metalloprotein: MIGLLHVHHIAIICQDYAVSKRFYTEVLGLEIIREVHRVERQSWKLDLALQGQYVIELFSFPEPPPRPNRPEAAGLRHLAFAVSDLDATVHGLAAHGVASEPIRVDEFTDRRFTFIQDPDGLPLEFYEA, encoded by the coding sequence ATGATCGGTCTGCTTCACGTTCACCACATTGCTATCATCTGCCAAGACTACGCGGTGTCCAAGCGGTTTTATACCGAAGTTCTAGGTTTGGAAATTATTCGGGAAGTGCACCGCGTCGAGCGACAGTCGTGGAAACTGGATTTGGCGTTGCAAGGCCAGTACGTTATCGAGTTGTTTTCCTTTCCTGAGCCTCCACCCCGCCCCAACCGCCCCGAAGCCGCCGGCTTGCGCCACTTGGCCTTCGCCGTCTCCGACCTAGACGCTACTGTCCACGGCCTAGCGGCACACGGTGTAGCCTCGGAACCCATTCGAGTCGATGAGTTTACCGACCGACGCTTCACGTTCATTCAGGACCCCGACGGGCTGCCGTTAGAGTTTTATGAAGCTTAA
- a CDS encoding T9SS type A sorting domain-containing protein, whose translation MISSFRINGVMLLCLLQMIVVPSMGQIKWPAGQLLPSFPEPAKTQDLIYLREATSRWEAEGSSLGHGTGRLEGDGWLCQTSIDEPNRHMVYGPYDTSVPAGPNVAEFRLKVDNNTANNDSIVDLDVRNATTGQTLAKRTLTRRQFPVASDYTNFTLPFTMPAANQSLELRVFWRGTSYTKVDWVGLQQNQTSAEMYLFASLKGIVNKKQPRIFSYEGDAFAEGPYTWLESLGVSWSEPADKWDLITKYRNEVSGLIVYDPAQIHTVNLATLLAKDKKALIASPDLVSRLTASPYNLPVLLDLRGQFSSKLQVYQTIYTKYWPKLDHRLLIGLNPDAHKSALREYATALGAAVIWLDPKVAGESELLNSFLASMPAGSNVMGWWPEEQPGVERASSYGIATIASDYATNLTMHSGMPRKINTKPIPPKPVLQNKIYVAFILSDGDNLQYVEHLMRKLWNNPDRGSVPMGWTLSPAMLDAMPGALNYYWQTATANDNLISGPSGYGYAYPNSFPDQNSLNQFVAKTEEYNRRAGFRVVTVWNTITGGINENVGQSFAEKAPSLLGLTGQNTGGGLTIYKQSLPGMALSCNYCTNEQAMKDHIASASAGWDGNSPRFVIIQAQPWTDVKPSNFKNVATSLNTDYVVVRPDHIFQLIREANGLPINPGSKSTVARTDVASESKALVGRGEIGLYPNPASSELTITGIAENAEVTVYDLTGKVMVSTTRIAPNQPVLNVKNLKPGTYLLKAEGKESKVFKFVKE comes from the coding sequence ATGATTAGTTCGTTCAGAATAAACGGAGTGATGCTGTTGTGCTTGCTCCAAATGATTGTCGTTCCATCTATGGGCCAAATAAAATGGCCTGCCGGTCAACTGCTTCCCTCCTTTCCTGAGCCGGCAAAAACGCAGGATCTTATCTATCTCCGCGAAGCTACTTCCCGTTGGGAAGCCGAAGGTTCGTCGCTTGGCCATGGCACAGGGCGCTTAGAAGGCGACGGGTGGCTTTGCCAGACTAGCATTGACGAGCCCAATCGGCATATGGTTTACGGCCCCTATGACACCAGCGTGCCGGCCGGACCCAACGTGGCCGAGTTTCGCCTGAAGGTCGACAACAATACCGCCAACAACGATTCGATAGTGGACCTTGACGTTCGGAATGCCACTACGGGCCAGACGCTGGCCAAGCGCACACTCACTCGGCGGCAATTCCCCGTAGCTTCCGACTACACCAACTTTACACTGCCGTTTACGATGCCAGCGGCCAACCAATCATTGGAATTGCGCGTGTTTTGGCGCGGCACTTCCTACACGAAAGTGGATTGGGTTGGGCTGCAGCAAAATCAAACGTCGGCCGAAATGTATTTGTTTGCTTCGCTGAAAGGCATCGTAAACAAGAAACAGCCGCGCATCTTCTCGTATGAAGGCGACGCCTTTGCGGAAGGGCCTTATACCTGGTTGGAGTCGTTGGGGGTGAGTTGGTCTGAACCCGCGGATAAGTGGGACCTTATCACTAAGTATCGGAATGAGGTATCGGGCCTGATCGTTTATGATCCTGCTCAGATTCATACCGTGAACCTGGCAACGCTGTTGGCCAAGGATAAAAAAGCACTTATCGCCTCGCCGGACTTGGTATCTCGGCTTACGGCTTCGCCCTACAATTTGCCGGTCTTGCTTGATTTGCGCGGCCAGTTTAGCAGCAAACTGCAAGTATATCAGACAATCTACACCAAGTACTGGCCAAAGCTTGACCACCGCCTGCTGATTGGGTTGAATCCAGATGCCCACAAATCAGCCTTACGGGAGTACGCAACGGCGCTCGGGGCCGCGGTTATCTGGCTCGACCCGAAAGTTGCCGGTGAGAGTGAACTCCTGAACAGCTTCTTAGCTTCCATGCCGGCCGGCTCGAACGTTATGGGGTGGTGGCCCGAAGAACAACCCGGAGTGGAGCGAGCCTCTAGCTACGGCATTGCCACCATCGCCAGCGACTACGCCACCAACCTGACGATGCACAGCGGGATGCCCCGGAAAATAAACACTAAGCCCATACCGCCGAAACCAGTCCTACAAAACAAGATTTATGTTGCGTTCATCTTGAGCGACGGCGACAATTTGCAGTACGTCGAGCACCTGATGCGCAAGCTATGGAACAACCCCGACCGAGGATCGGTGCCGATGGGCTGGACGCTCTCACCGGCCATGCTCGATGCCATGCCGGGCGCCCTGAACTACTACTGGCAAACCGCTACCGCCAACGACAACCTGATTTCGGGCCCCTCGGGCTACGGCTACGCTTACCCAAATAGCTTTCCTGATCAGAATTCACTGAACCAGTTCGTGGCAAAAACTGAGGAGTATAATCGGCGGGCGGGTTTCCGAGTTGTCACGGTTTGGAACACCATCACCGGGGGCATCAACGAGAATGTCGGCCAAAGCTTCGCCGAGAAAGCCCCCTCTTTGCTTGGGTTAACCGGCCAAAACACGGGAGGCGGCCTCACCATCTACAAACAAAGTTTGCCGGGCATGGCGCTTTCCTGCAATTACTGTACGAATGAACAAGCTATGAAAGACCACATTGCCAGTGCCTCGGCCGGGTGGGATGGCAACTCCCCACGCTTCGTCATTATCCAAGCGCAACCTTGGACCGACGTGAAGCCCTCCAATTTCAAGAACGTGGCAACCTCCCTCAACACCGATTATGTGGTGGTGCGGCCGGATCATATTTTCCAACTTATCCGTGAGGCAAACGGCCTCCCCATCAACCCTGGCAGCAAATCCACCGTGGCGCGCACGGATGTTGCTAGCGAGTCGAAGGCTTTAGTAGGCAGAGGCGAAATTGGGCTGTATCCGAATCCTGCTTCCAGTGAGCTAACGATTACCGGAATAGCTGAAAACGCCGAAGTAACGGTCTATGATCTTACCGGGAAAGTGATGGTAAGCACCACGCGAATAGCGCCAAACCAGCCTGTCCTCAACGTAAAAAACCTAAAGCCCGGCACCTATTTACTCAAAGCGGAAGGCAAGGAAAGCAAGGTGTTTAAGTTTGTAAAAGAGTAA